A DNA window from Naumovozyma dairenensis CBS 421 chromosome 7, complete genome contains the following coding sequences:
- the URB2 gene encoding ribosome biogenesis protein URB2 (similar to Saccharomyces cerevisiae URB2 (YJR041C); ancestral locus Anc_1.467) — protein sequence MEKPKNTEELTKLLRSKDITTTKIVEVVSSLKDLDFEFPNAEVFILELIQDRWNDHKLVEFKRDYKIWKLFNELWSRLQNTSLKKRMFRSLKFVPLLLQTLDLTNLDRVPFLKELRQLCFAINSTVTIDIPTESTFKILGGILNLISSIPSTDLNKNGESELIYEIINLTNIENTPLVNPKLATSYCSYLLVPTLEYLNKFGDTIDPLTRYMKIFLFDEHLDPTKLLAKFIKDNKEQLKPELAALLFQKSISFLASNNFQQLEKIYTLVIDIDPKLAPTLLKELSLSKKTLSQPFLENLLDSQLSLCSTANSYDLPFWSLLSHIIDLDIEVGIKYVQTLLDLIYTQTTLNPKETSTIYKKIVHCYVNARELLDFINLLQVYCEKNTDYSKLFLVNPNFTEIISRNISALSVKQMLLLFNGLLDSLSANGSNEIAFLSLKVCLEGLPRLTYTILPDLKDDLSKIFELNLPDVMKQYELRYLIMEVYDDIIPEKVLEDLSSMENLENLLSSIESRREIFFYFFKLREYKEFDISPVTSKFKSFLNSSDPVATRLILHALFTNWSSLVNVAFTTDDIEELVKLLVFKDNLELLNHLLTNDDLFEEENIMRAIIDQLSSTPDIETTIPYLSKIPIQCFDKKTRIKLLDQISMQRRITENDMHMLFHLLESPTFRSTIESDVTSLYSLMSQDINRLTFTNKVFERIWNNHILQLKEDTSVSFIQNMLATVSENLKSSNDFDMVYFQMAFLILSNNKNNIDLKNLYDVFFLSAFNKINKILDHSDKIPYLSWLIKCLYYILKDNDRCNEFKEPAHILISTLMENSKVKLVEMDQELLGNTFLLFSIFFDEKLEIIFAQYMVLRNKGIDKDTILPGIGNAVTNALSTGPTSDFNTAFSNTIYAFADKDSVFAESILEIYLVQLEKLSKENTVGKHLFVKSILEFYTNIANFVPYKDAIISVLATIENLLVSKPWIFSQYCIEQLFPLSISLLAHTTAVETTDKNDALFTATLKVLSTVLFVHRVKLTQRHHLVISTLCQYLEIISCSQDLELSAESAKLLSRFITNFCEPSSTSISQNNDGKDKLTSKINVIKQSLRKHMPIVLIKYIYLSIGSPFEDSIRKELIQSIFSIFNLLSPVELNLVNAMLDNAGNQFFKTLYADYKKKGKWTEN from the coding sequence ATGGAGAAACCGAAAAATACAGAGGAATTGACTAAACTGTTGCGTTCAAAAGATATTACAACAACGAAAATAGTCGAAGTAGTCTCATCTTTGAAAGATCTTGATTTCGAATTTCCAAATGCTGAAGTATTCATATTAGAATTGATACAAGATAGATGGAATGATCATAAGTTGGTAGAATTTAAACGAGATTATAAAATATGGAAGTTGTTTAATGAATTGTGGTCCAGGCTCCAAAATACCtctttgaagaagagaatGTTCAGATCTTTGAAATTCGTCCCATTGTTACTACAAACTTTAGACTTAACTAATTTAGACCGTGTACCATTCTTAAAGGAATTGAGACAATTGTGTTTTGCTATTAATTCGACTGTGACAATTGACATACCAACCGAAAGTACGTTCAAGATTCTTGGAggaatattgaatttaatcaGCAGCATTCCATCAActgatttaaataaaaatggaGAAAGTGAACTAATATACGAGATCATTAATCTAACCAATATAGAAAATACTCCTTTGGTAAATCCCAAACTAGCGACTTCATATTGTTCCTACCTGTTAGTACCGACTTTGGAATACTTGAATAAATTTGGGGATACTATAGATCCTTTAACCCGttatatgaaaatatttctttttgatGAACATTTAGATCCAACCAAACTTCTCGCGAAGTTCATTAAGGATAACAAAGAACAACTAAAACCCGAACTAGCCGCTCTTCTATTCCAAAAATCTATCTCATTCTTAGCTAGCAATAATTTTcaacaattagaaaaaatttACACGTTGGTAATTGATATCGATCCAAAATTAGCCCCAACTTTATTGAAGGAATTATCATTGTCGAAAAAAACCTTATCGCAACCATTTCTAGAGAACTTATTAGATAGTCAACTTTCACTATGTTCAACTGCAAATTCCTATGATCTTCCGTTCTggtcattattatcacaTATTATCGACCTTGATATCGAAGTAGGTATTAAGTATGTTCAAACTTTATTGGATTTAATCTATACGCAAACGACACTCAATCCAAAGGAAACATCGACCATATACAAGAAAATAGTTCATTGTTACGTAAATGCAAGAGAATTACTAGATTTCATAAATCTACTACAAGTATACTGTGAGAAAAATACCGACTATTCGAAATTATTCCTTGTGAATCCTAATTTCACAGAAATTATTTCAAGGAATATCTCGGCATTATCAGTCAAACAAATGTTGCTATTATTCAATGGTCTTTTAGACTCTTTATCTGCAAATGGCTCTAATGAAATTGCCTTCCTTTCTTTAAAAGTATGTTTAGAAGGGTTACCAAGATTAACGTACACAATATTACCggatttgaaagatgacCTTTCTAAGATATTTGAACTAAACCTCCCAGATGTGATGAAACAATATGAATTGAGATATTTAATTATGGAAGTGTACGATGATATTATCCCGGAGAAAGTTTTGGAAGATTTATCATCAATGGAAAACCTAGAAAATCTTTTATCAAGCATAGAAAGCCGTAGAGAgattttcttctattttttcaaaCTGAGAGAATACAAAGAATTTGATATATCACCAGTTACAAGCAAATTTAAATCCTTCTTAAATTCTTCTGATCCTGTCGCTACACGATTAATATTACATGCCTTATTTACCAATTGGAGTTCTCTTGTCAATGTTGCGTTTACTACAGACGATATCGAAGAGCTAGTAAAATTATTAGTGTTTAAAGACAATTTGGAATTATTGAACCATTTATTAACTAATGATGATCTTttcgaagaagaaaacataaTGCGTGCTATTATAGACCAGCTTTCCAGCACTCCGGATATTGAAACTACAATCCCATACCTTTCAAAAATTCCCATTCAATGTTTCgataaaaaaacaagaataaaATTACTTGACCAAATCTCAATGCAGCGCCGCATCACTGAAAATGATATGCATATGCTATTTCATCTACTGGAAAGTCCTACGTTTAGATCAACCATTGAAAGTGATGTTACTTCTCTCTATAGTTTGATGTCACAAGATATTAACAGGTTAACTTTCACTAATAAAgtctttgaaagaatttgGAACAATCATATTCTGcaattgaaagaagataCGAGTGTTTCCTTCATCCAAAACATGCTTGCTACTGTGTCTGAAAACTTGAAATCTTCgaatgattttgatatGGTATATTTCCAAATGGCATTTTTGATCTTATCGaacaataaaaacaatattgatttgaaaaacttATATGatgttttcttcctttctgccttcaataaaatcaataaaattcTAGACCATTCTGATAAAATCCCATATTTGTCTTGGCTGATCAAATGTTTATActatattttgaaagacAACGATCGTTgcaatgaatttaaagagCCAGCAcatatattaatatccaCTCTAATGGAAAACAGTAAGGTTAAGTTGGTTGAAATGGATCAAGAACTACTAGGCAatacatttttattattttcaatattctttGACGAAAAATTAGAGATTATATTTGCGCAATATATGGTATTACGAAATAAAGGTATTGATAAAGATACTATATTACCAGGTATCGGAAATGCAGTCACAAACGCATTATCAACTGGCCCTACTTCTGATTTCAATACTGCCTTTTCTAATACCATTTATGCCTTTGCCGACAAAGATTCGGTTTTTGCAGAGAGTATATTAGAGATTTATCTAGTCCAACTAGAAAAACtgtcaaaagaaaatactGTCGGCAAACATTTATTTGTAAAATCCATTTTAGAATTCTACACTAATATTGCAAACTTTGTTCCATACAAGGACGCAATTATATCAGTTTTAGCTACCATTGAGAATCTTCTAGTTTCCAAACCATGGATCTTCTCTCAATATTGTATAGAACAACTTTTCCCATTAAGCATTTCTTTACTTGCGCACACCACAGCAGTTGAAACCACAGATAAGAATGATGCTCTTTTTACCGCAACACTAAAAGTATTGTCTACAGTCTTATTTGTTCATCGCGTCAAATTAACTCAACGTCATCATTTAGTCATATCTACTTTATGTCAATATCTAGAGATTATATCATGCTCCCAAGATTTGGAACTTTCTGCAGAATCCGCCAAATTACTATCAAGATTTATAACAAATTTCTGTGAACCATCTTCAACATCTATAAGTCAAAACAATGATGGTAAAGATAAATTAACCTCCAAAATAAATGTGATTAAACAATCGTTGAGGAAACATATGCCGATCGTTCTAATAAAGTACATATATCTATCCATTGGTTCACCATTCGAAGATTCTATAAGAAAAGAGTTAATACAATcgattttttcaatttttaatCTACTATCACCTGTTGAGTTAAATTTAGTCAACGCTATGTTGGATAATGCAGGTAATCAATTCTTCAAGACGTTATATGCTGATTATAAGAAGAAGGGTAAGTGGACAGAGAATTAA
- the GEF1 gene encoding Gef1p (similar to Saccharomyces cerevisiae GEF1 (YJR040W); ancestral locus Anc_1.466), protein MAQKYAPISDDDNSNDFIQRRSIGSGVADNNDSGSESSNTLHNRFPNVAETQNFDQFNTIDRMSDNTVTTNFDITNNDRKFLTGRYKKLLWEKGKMFITLTCIAITIGCIAGFIQIFTETLVNWKTGHCSRNFLLNKSFCCSEITSGNMRNELSSKRNYILSKREEYECIDQGLWVERTGLISPFIIFIGLSVTFATMSTLMVTYLAPMATGSGITEIKVWVSGFEYRSDFLNGVTLIVKSIALPLAISAGLSIGKEGPSVHYATCCGYIITRWLLKDSLTYSTQFEYLTAASGAGVAVAFGAPIGGVLFGIEEIAAAAEFNTSTLWKSYYVALVGVTTLKIINPFRNGQIIQFNVTYDKDWRINEIPVFIILGIFGGLYGKFVSSWNISYVNFRRKYLSRWPMQEVIILALLTSFISYFNEFLKLDMTESMGILFHECLENSDNENSSVFGHRLCQLDENTHVMSFLQVLLSLLAATLIRSLLVIISYGAKVPAGIFVPSMAVGATFGRALSLIVERFFTGTGAITPGTYAFLGATATLCGITNLTLTVVVIMFELTGAFIYIIPTMIVVAIVRIILSNTGVAGIADQMVFVNGFPLYEKLWEEEEFMDDYTAEDVMSSQLITLKETTYVSELEAILYDSNDKKNVKGFPIIKDGDELEADQRCVGYVLRKHLTAKLLAQDISSANAHKILISFTASSEESLHNSSNTQITHNICFKDIVNTSPITVKPTVPTSLLFTMFKQMGCKTIIVEKDGILQGLVTGKDILKFERTKACEVIAPKYTYNEKLNQIFWSMLEPIIKRVSKI, encoded by the coding sequence AGTATTGGTAGCGGTGTAGCTGACAATAATGATAGTGGGTCAGAGTCATCAAATACATTACATAATCGTTTCCCTAACGTCGCAGAAACCCAGAATTTTGATCAATTCAACACTATAGATCGAATGTCAGATAATACAGTCACTACCAATTTCGATATTACAAATAATGATCGGAAATTTCTAACTGGAAGgtataaaaaattactaTGGGAAAAAGGGAAAATGTTTATCACTTTAACCTGTATTGCTATTACTATAGGGTGTATAGCTGGATTTATCCAAATATTCACTGAGACATTAGTTAATTGGAAAACTGGACATTGTTCCAGGAACTTCTTACtaaataaatcattctGTTGTAGTGAAATCACCAGCGGGAATATGCGGAACGAATTGTCTTCAAAACGAAACtatattctttcaaaaagaGAAGAGTATGAATGTATAGATCAAGGATTATGGGTGGAGAGAACCGGATTAATATCtccatttattattttcatcgGACTCTCTGTTACTTTTGCAACAATGAGTACTCTAATGGTCACATATTTAGCGCCCATGGCAACTGGCTCAGGTATCACCGAAATAAAAGTTTGGGTTTCAGGATTTGAATACAGAtctgatttcttaaatgGGGTGACTCTGATTGTGAAAAGTATAGCGCTTCCCTTAGCTATTTCAGCTGGTTTAAGTATAGGTAAAGAAGGTCCATCAGTCCATTATGCTACGTGTTGTGgatatataataacaagGTGGCTTCTCAAGGATTCATTAACGTATTCTACACAATTCGAGTATTTAACCGCAGCGAGTGGTGCAGGTGTAGCAGTGGCCTTCGGAGCACCCATTGGTGGTGTCTTGTTTggtattgaagaaattgctGCTGCTGCCGAATTCAACACTTCAACCCTTTGGAAATCTTATTATGTTGCCTTAGTGGGTGTGACAACCttgaaaattataaacCCATTCAGGAACGGGCAGATTATTCAGTTTAATGTGACCTATGATAAAGACTGGAGAATCAATGAAATACCAGTTTTCATTATTCTAGGTATATTCGGTGGTCTTTATGGTAAATTCGTTAGCAGCTGGAATATCAGTTACGTTAAttttagaagaaaatatttgtcAAGATGGCCAATGCAAGAAGTCATTATATTAGCTCTACTTACctcttttatttcttactttaatgaatttttgaaattagataTGACAGAAAGTATGGGTATTTTATTCCATGAATGTTTGGAAAACTCGgataatgaaaatagtTCGGTTTTTGGTCATAGATTATGTCAACTAGATGAGAATACTCACGTAATGAGCTTCTTGCAAGTTCTTCTCTCATTGTTGGCAGCAACCTTAATAAGATCTCTTTTGGTTATAATATCATATGGTGCCAAAGTACCGGCAGGAATTTTCGTTCCATCGATGGCGGTCGGTGCCACTTTTGGACGTGCTTTGAGTTTGATAGTAGAACGTTTTTTTACCGGAACAGGTGCAATTACCCCAGGAACATACGCCTTTTTAGGAGCAACAGCGACCTTATGTGGTATAACCAATTTAACATTGactgttgttgttattatgtTTGAATTGACTGGGGCATTTATTTACATTATCCCAACTATGATTGTCGTGGCTATTGTGAGAATAATTTTATCGAATACGGGTGTCGCTGGTATTGCAGATCAAATGGTTTTCGTTAATGGATTCCCCTTGTACGAAAAGTTAtgggaagaagaagaatttatGGATGACTATACTGCAGAAGATGTTATGTCCTCTCAACTGATTACATTAAAGGAAACAACATATGTATCCGAATTGGAAGCTATACTTTATGattctaatgataaaaaaaatgtaaagGGCTTCCCAATTATTAAAGACGGTGACGAACTTGAGGCAGACCAACGATGCGTTGGCTATGTCCTGAGAAAGCATCTAACGGCAAAATTGTTAGCTCAAGATATAAGTAGTGCTAATGCCCATAAGATACTAATTAGCTTTACCGCTTCGTCGGAAGAAAGTTTGcataattcttcaaatactCAAATTACTCATAATATATGCTTCAAAGATATTGTAAATACCTCACCAATAACTGTGAAACCAACTGTTCCTACCTCATTATTGTTTACTATGTTCAAACAAATGGGATGTAAGACAATAATCGTCGAAAAGGACGGAATATTACAAGGTTTAGTTACTGGgaaagatattttgaagtttgaaagaacaaaagCTTGCGAAGTGATTGCACCTAAATATACTTACAACGAAAAGttgaatcaaatattttggtCAATGTTGGAACCTATTATCAAAAGAGTCTCCAAGATATAA